In Amia ocellicauda isolate fAmiCal2 chromosome 3, fAmiCal2.hap1, whole genome shotgun sequence, the DNA window GaatcaatataaaacacaagCCATGCACCCCAGTTCAAAGAGGTGACAAGTGCAGATATTGTGCAGTGAAGTCCTGGGTCTGAGCTGAAGGGAGGTGGCAGGTGAGAAATCACAGTCAGACAACCAACGGCAGATCTTACAGTGTGTAAGGCAGCTCAGGAGAACattctgttaaaaataatacattcagtACTGTGAACAGAgaagaacaaaaaccaggagcagaagaaaaaatagCCATTAAAGCTGTGAATGAACTGTAGACTCGACGCTCTGGATTTTAGAATAGTTTGACTATtactttaaacaaaatattagtCTTCAATATTGAGGTTTTGCGCCTGAGATGTGTTGCCCACAGAGAGACATGTCTCAGATTGATTCATTCTATCTGCATTAACCAGTTGGTGTGGTGTCTATAACTGGTGTGGTTTGGAGTTGTGGCATGTTTTCCATCGctggctgtgctgtgctgttgaCATGGCATTTGGATCTGTCCCTCACTTGGCTGCAGGGCAGTCCAGCTCGGGTTCGTTCAGCAAGCAGCATGCGGACACAACGACAGCTCTGGTGATTCACACACAGTGGACACGATGCTCCCGTGAACCCGGACAGTTTTGTCATTGCTTTCCGGTTAGGATAGCTCTTGGACTACCTTGTTCAACTTGAAGCAATTGTTGATTTTATTCTCTTCTTGAATAACAAGAATTATCTACTCCTTCGGTTCACAAATATATTTCTGATTTTAGAGACAAAGATTCAGAAATTCACCTGCAAGAGAATTTTCTGTTTATGCCTCCCCGACCCcttataatttatttacagaGAACTTCAAAATAGTCATTGTTAAAAATGCTGCATGACACAGacatcacaaacacaaaaataaatctagATAAAACTGTGTTGCATGCATCTCTCCCAGGAGAGCGCAACCTGCCCTGTGCTGGAGTCCAGCCTCGTTGCCCACTGCTGGGCTGCACAAGTTTCAATGAAAGGAAGTTGTGTAGGGATGACTGTGAGGGTGCCCAATGTGTCTTCAGTGGGCTGCTAATCACGGCTCGATTTCCTTCATAACGTCCTGTTCATCAGCATAGATAACTATTTCAGAACCTgtcttttctttgtgtgtttgttttgcaagaaTGCTTACTCAGCATCACAGAGATTCCCAAATAAAGTCAGAAATGTCAAAAGCGTTGGTCTTTTGTCACATTAGGACACTGGGATCATTACTCTTTGGGTCTGCACTCATATAGTCTGGATGTGAGAATGCCCCACAGTTACATAATAATCAAGAGACCAATTTTAATTAGTTATAAGCAGTGAGTCATAACACGCTTTCAAGCGTTTCAGACGGCTGCATGACCATCACCAGTGAGCTGAATTCTCTGCAAACACCAGGATTTGGGATCAGAACAAACTTGGAAAGTCAGCCATTACAGAGTTGAGGATtcccttatttcttttttataaaGGAAATGCCATATTTGCAATGCTTTACTTACAGCCATAGCTTGCTATTGCCAATGATCTGCAGTCCTGAGACTGACAAGGAAACTTTACATTATAAAGACCTAATGATCTGTAGGGTGATACAGATATCATTTTTAAGATGGTGAATTAATTTGCTGTGATGGAGAAACATCTACCTTCCTAACCAAAGCCATCTTGAAATAACATAtcaatgttaaaacaaataatacatgttttatgtgtgtataaACAGTGTCTAAACAAGTACAactttttttctgtattaatCTGTAAAAAACTCCACATTATTTTGCTTCCAAATCCAAAACATCTACTCATGTAGTTTTGTTGATTTTTAACCTGTTGTACCTCTTTCAACATATATGGTTATATTTAACACGCATTTCAggcttgtgcgtgtgtgtatacatgGCTTTGGTTATTAGAATACATACACATTTGGAAGACGTATTTTGACACTACCGAGGACTATAATGACTGGGATCCAATTCCCCTCGACACCATTTTGATCACAAAGTCCATTTCAGCCTCAGCACAGACTGCAACCTGACTGCACAAAACCGACAACTCACTCATGTCATCAGACAATCACTGGCCAGTTCTGAGAAATACAAAAGAATAGAAATCCCCCTTGACTCCAATGTAGAGAGAACTGGGAGCAGTAGTTATTTTTTAAGTTCCAGATTAGTGCCTAACAGAAAAAAACTGTTACACTCATAGGAGTGTCAGTTGTGTAGTTCCACAGtatgcaaaaacaacaactaaaacaCCAGAACTCAGACAAGAACTAAAAATACACCGGGCTGTTTTGGAAAACGCTGTCATTGACTTAGTTTCTATGCatgcttgtgtttgtttttgttgtttcatgTTCTGTAAAAATAGTATCTTAACATTGTGGGGAGGGTAATTGCAGGATATTCCTTTAGTGGAAATAATTAAGTCATTTCGGGAGGGGGGGTCGGGGTTGCCTCTGTGCTAATCTGTTGAGAGTCGGACTGTGCAGTTTGCGCTGAGCGCTGACGCGGGGGTTCCCGGTGTCCGAGTCCCGCTCCTCGCTGAGGGTCTCACGCCTTGCAGTGAAGAGACACCGGGGTAAGGGAGCAGTGGGGTTTTAGAAATGCTCATTGTTTTCTTCCACTCCTACGAGCCATCGCACAAACATGAATGAAAGCAAACGAAATCTTGCACAAACGCACCAGCTCACCATCGTGAAGCGCTTTGCAGCCCTGTTTTCAGAATAAAAccatttcaaaaaacaagaagaagaaaaacacccccacacTGCAACTCGCAGGCCGGGGGCTTCGTCGGCGTTTGCTCGATGTATGTATATAGATGTTCTAAATGCATGTGTGTAACagctatacatacatacatatttaacatatttaaattCCTCCCCTCGCTGCAGCGCGGTGCGGCGGTGATGCGGGAGGTGTGTCCCCGTCCCGCTCCCCCCGACTCGCTCTCTGGACTCATACTGCATGCTTTAATAGCCAAACTATGTGATGTATGTTGGCAGTGAGAGCAAGTCCTTCCCTCTGTCAATCGGGGCTTCTGATGCGGGGCAGTGCAGCTCGGATCACACACCGACACAGAGcgaaggaagggagggagggagaggagagagggaaaggagagagagagacgcgcaGAAAGCGCCAGGGATACTTACATTATGATTTGGGTTTAGTAACTTCTCTATCTCTCTTTTTTTGGCTCGACCTTCATTTTTCTGGTAGTAATATTATGTATGAAGGAAAACAAGTGCCCCTGTCTGGAAATTAAGTTGGGGGGTGTGAGGCAGCGACTCatgcatttataaaaacaacatgttgtaaaatgcatatgtatgcatatttatttagatCAACTGAAGACGTTTAATTTCAAAGAGCAGAAACGGAGACTATTTTAGGCAACGCAAGGTGAGtaaaagtgatttttaaatgtacttttgtGTGGTTTGTGGGGATTTTTTTTGCAATGCGCTTTTGCTCACTAGACcagtctttttttcttcttctttctctttcaAGGGGGGGAGGAGGGGTAACCCCCACCCTCCCCAAAATTCCAGTGTCTGCAGAGTCTAGACCAATCTGGGGGTTTTCGtcttcacaacaacaacaacttgtTTGTAATTTCTGTGAGATATGACTTCATGTGCACTTTTGAAATTGAGGGCTTTTCCTATTCGCTGCAGGAGAGTGACTCCGCTCCGCTCCGCAGTCCCGCACTTCAGTCCACTGGTGCGGAGTTCGGGCATCAGCTCGGGGCTCTGTTAGACAACTTGCTCTGTTTGTTTTCGGCTTCATATCCAGCATTGCAGTGAAATATACGCGGGATTCATTGAGCACACATCAGGTATGCATTCGCATTCACGGTTTTAACTGTAAGAGATGCAGAGTTATTTCTTTGTTCGCTCAGTAGGGTTTTTgcagttttaaaatgtgtttctgcTCTAGCCCGCTGTTATTAGGTTTGTGCATTCAGTGTGTGCACGTTGATGTTGTTTTGCTCGTTTTAAATCCGGGCCACCCGTGTGTTGTATCCCCACGTCAGTGCAGCGGGTTGCGGGGGTGATGCGGTGTTATGTTTGTGTGCAGGCTACAGATTTTGGTAGTTTACAAAGAATGTACAGTATGTGGATTTTTTTAACTGGTAATTGCCGCCCTTATGGAAAAAGTACATTCAGTTCTACATTAGTGCCAAAAACCAGCGTAATATCCACTGCCTGCTCTGCTGTAGGACGCAGCCCTGAGCAGCATGCTGTAATGTGTGCGGGAGAGGATGCGTGTCGGCAGCCCCTGCCGCGCCGGCTGAGTGCGGGGCTCGGCTGCGGGACGCGCAGTGTGCGGGGCGGAGGGTGCGCTGCAGCCGGCGAGCTGTCCGGGGTCCCGGTGGGGTTTCCAGACGCGCCGGTTCCACACGGTGTTTGAGaacttgtatttcagtgctcaAAAAAATAAACGATTAATGATTTGAGAATGTTGTTTCAAAACGTCACAGACTTGATACCGTCAATTAAATCTACCTGCATAATCTCACTGTGAAAAGGGCTTCGTCTGTTTATGTATGTCTGTACATGTATGTTTTGAGATGTTTTTAACGAGTTTCTGTATAACAGCCTTGTTGGGTGTCAACTCCAGTGTTTTTCTCTCGGCCGTCTCTCCGTGGGAGATCAATATTAGTGCTAATATTGCCAGTATTGTTTACATGACTATATTTATAATCGCAATGTGGAGTCTTGGCATGGCTTTCAAAGAGACGCATATTGCAATTAATGAAATAATCAGATCTAGTTCATCGCTACAGTCCGCAGTGTAGTTTTTGTAAATATGTACTTTAGTTTTGGAGGGGGGACAGGTTAATAGTATTGCTTGCGGAGGTTTTCACAGGAAGACCAATTCGATGAGCTCTGATAGACACGCGTTGTCTGTACGAAACACTTAGCAACAAGAAACGTAAACAGTAGCGCAATACACAAATGCCGGGGGAGGTGGGGGCATTGTGCGTGAATAAAGTGAAAGTTTGTTTACTAAGTCATCCTTTACTGTGTCATCCTGCGGTAAATCTTTGTCACCCTTTGAAGAGCTGGAAGAAACGGAGAAACTAAATATAAAGTTTGGCAGGGCTGAGGTGAGGGGGCACAGTCATTCATGAGCGTGCCCACGTGTAACCAAAAATGGGTTGTAATAGGAGTCAATAGTGCGGCAGTTTGTGTAGCCtggtgtacatgtgtgtgtgtgtgaatgtgtgtggcAGAGAAGTCGTTCACCGTTCAGCCTGATATGAAACATTTGATATCCATAAGATTTGATGTGAAATGATAGATGAGTATTACATTCCGAGAGCCTGGGCTACTTATAGTCGCCAGAGTCGATCTCACGTTTCATTCAACTTGCGAACCCCAAGGCTCCCCCCACGGGCAGAGTTCAGAGATGCGGACGGTGTCGCTCGGGGGTCATAATGACAGCCCTGGCCGCCGCACCGCAGCAGTAGCACTGCACTGTTTTGGACTTGGGGGTGTCGCTCTGGATGCCACAGATTTCAATCGATGTTTTTGCACAGATTGTACGATTTTGGTCCCAGGATTTCCAAGGTgggaacataaaaataaaaagttgcaTAATCCATTAAAATCGGCAACAGAATGCGCTTGTGCCGTCACTCACCCGTCTCTGCGTCACAATAGTGCGGACAGACCGCAGCAAACTCGCAGCTGCCAAACGAAACCGGGTCGCATGCAAATCAAGGCGTGGTTATGCTGATACGAAAATACGAGTTGCATTCTGGGAGGTCTATAACGCTCGTGTTGTGAACAtttgtttatagtttttttaaacACCCTGTAACTGTCCCAATGCACTTGGGTTTTTTCCATAAAATTTGCGAAACGGGAAAAGGACATTAATGACTGCTCCGTATATGTAGGAAATTCGTATGGCTGTATTGTGAAAACGCCAGAAGATAAACCCCTTGACTTTCCAATGGATTTTCATCCGGAtatagaatttaaaataataaaaaggttgTGTGCTTGATTTCATCAGGGCGACACTAGTCATTACCTTCCTCTCGGATTTGCGCTGCCATCTGGCCAAATAAGTTCACTTTCTGTCCCTTGTTTCTGCAAAACATGCCCGTCTCACTCCCACGACTAGCCACCCATAACACAATTTGCAGCCTTTGGCTGAGTCGGCCTCTGTACGATGGGCTCCCAAACCTGGCTGTGCTTTCAGTTGACACGCACTGTCCCCACCGGACTGTCTGTCCTGCATGGACATGTGATTTGCTCTCAAGACCTCTGCCCTGCATGTCAAGAAGGTGCTAGCAGGGTCAGTCAAAGGGTAGGCCAAGGTAGGGTCTTCTTGGTGGGAGAGTTCTGTGCAGATCTAGTGCACCTGTAACACCCCGGCCTGTGTTTTCGCAGTGTGTCCTTGCGTACGCTTCCTCCAGTTCGTCCCAGAGTGTTTGTATTCCTGTGGTTGAGTTGGCAGACGGGACGGGGAATTCTCTCCAGAGCCGCGAACGTGTTCCAGCGTCCGGAACCCCGGGAGACTCGGCTGCCAAGCTGGCAACTCATGCCGGTATCCCCTGGAGGGGGTTGCCAGTTGGCCCAAATGTGCTTCCGTATCGAGCTCCACTCCTCTCTCTGTGCAGCTCAGTCTGAGTCCAAAGGGCAGCTACAAGACTGCTGAGCGCTGCTGTCCTGAGCATCTGTGTCACGGCCGCAGCACACAGGACATACCCGACCCACAGCGAAATGCCTTTGCAGTTGGGGAGTTATCTTATCTGTATTGTATTGCAtagactttgtttttgtttgtttttaaaaacaaagcaaaatcagTTTTTTATTCACTGTGGAAGAATGCCGTATTACAATGAGCACCACAGCCCCCGTGACTCTGTCAGTTCCTGCTGCAATGGGATGAGTATCGAGCATCTCCAGAAATCCCTGCATGCTTGGGGCCCAACAAGCCCGtgatttcttcttcttcgtctCAATGCGGCCGGCCTGTGTGGTTACAATGACCCCGTCAGCATCTGACCCTGCCTCCCCTGCTCCCCAGGTGCTGTGCTCATCCGCTGGGGAATAAAGAGTCTGCCAGACCGGGCCAAGCCTCCTCCCCTCCGGGCTGTGACGGCCGGGGCTCCATGCCcattcctccctctctcaggtGAAGGCGCAGGGACGCAGCAATGAGCAGCAACGGCTCCGGGAAAGGCCCATCCCGGCAGGAGAGCGCCGAGCCCCCCGCCGAGCCGCCACGCAGGGGCCGGGGACGCCCACGCAAACCCCCTCAGGTgaggacacacagacacacacaaagacacagagacacagagacacacatagacAGGCACAGTCATTTGCTTGACTTTATTTTTTTGCGGTGTCTGGGACAGGGACAACTCGGTTGAGTTGTGTGTTGTAACTGTGAggaatgtgtgaaagtgaggcACTGAAAAGAGAACACACAGCTGACTGACTCCCCCCCCACTCCCAtcccttttattttgttttcttatatttagttttttctcctttttcagGAGCCAAcaggcccccccaccccaaagaGACCTCGAGGGCGGCCCCGGGGCAGCAAAAACAAAGGACCCCGTACCACCCCCAAGGTAAGAGGTCCGGCCCGCACTCCGGAGCTGCAGAAAATCACAaccataaatacacacatcccTTCAAAGTTTCTGTAAATCCATACTAGTGTCCTCTACTTGTGGCGGGCCTACCCAGGTGAGGACAAGGTGTCAGTCGGGTACACGCCTTTACACTCCGATTTCAACAAACGGGTCATCGGGGCCCGGTCACATGTCACATGCTCTGCTGAAACAGGTCACTGCTGGCAGGCTGTGTAATTTGAAAATGATCCAATTCAATCACAAATTAATTTTTATTGTTAAGGATTTCTCTTTGGATTTTTCCAAAAACGCTGATGTTGTTCGTCTGTCTTGAAGACCTGGGGTGATGGTGTGGCCGGGACCACTGAGTTCCTGGAGCTGTCTGCACTGATGCCACTCACCTACACCTGGAGGAGCGCGTCAGGGGAATGTTTCCTTTGGTTTCTCTTTGTGGTGCATCAGTTTGGGGCCGTGCGGATCAGGCGCTCAGAGTTGTGTCCAAGATGGTAGTTCAAATACGAGTGTGGTCTGACTGGCCTCATTACACTCAGTCAGGGCCAGAGAAGAAGGGTTCTTACTGCACGGTCAAAGCACAATGGGCACCACGGTCTCCGGTGTGAGAGCGCGCTCCAGTAGAGTGGGGGGTAAACACAGAGGTGCATGTTTGACTGAGTTTGCAGGACATGGGCTTCACTAACgcacttctctctctttctctatcaGAAAGCAGAGCCTGCAGGAGAGAAGAGACCGAGAGGCAGGCCGCGGAAGTGGGTGAGTACCTTGACCCTGGGGCTGGGGGAAACGGGGGGCTTTCTGGGGTCCCTGGAGGATGTGTGCTGGGGGAGATGCGCTGCAGACATTTCTTAAACAAGGGTCCAGGTTCATTCAAAACTGAAACGCAGATTCTCAAACACCCAGAAACATCCCAAAAGAAAAAGCCAGATGCCTCTTTGCGTCTGTCTACCCAATGGAAGGCCACCGGCAGGCAGTCGGTTTGGAATTCACGAGAGGCGGGTGGGCTGAAGGCTTGATGCAGACCAGACCTGGGCGGCCGGGGTGCTAATGGGAGTCACACCCAGACTCCGTTTGTTTGCAGAGCGTCGGCGAGGAAATTCTTCTCACACTTTGCCGATTTTAAGAATCATTATTATTCTATCGTTTTCCCATCGCTCCCGGAGACACAGAGGAATGTCGAGGCGGCTCCCATGGCGTTGGGTTGTGGTGCAAGCACGAGGGTGGATGTCCTGGAAGTGTAGTTTGTGCCAGATAAAAGCGCCCTCTGTATCCCAATGTCATGATGCAGGAGAGCCTCATGATGCGCTGGCCACCCGAAAGACCGATATTAAGTGGCTAAGcagttttttctttccctctgaCAATGTGCTTCGAATTAGCCCGGTGAAGGCTGCGGGTAATAGGGTTCGGAGGTGGATTGGTGTGGTTTTGAGGGACATCAGGAAGCTATTAGGACAAGCAAAGACTCCACTTCCTCCCATAGTCCTTTGCTGGCAGTGTCCGGATTGACACGCCTGGGCCAAAAATCACATTCTTTCACCTCTGAAATAGCCTGCCTGTCCTGCTcgatcccacacacacacacacacacacacactcgcgcTCTCTCTGTGTGATCTCTGCTTGCCTTCCTCTCGGCAATAACCGACACACCACGCTGTGCCCCAGTCCCTCACCACATGACCACACTAAATCCCGGTGCCTTCAGCTCCCACCCTTTGGACCGTAGGGCCTCCCTCTCGCCTGGCTCGAATTTCAACCAGTCTGTTTTAACCCTTTAAATGCAATATGATCACTTGTGCAGAATGGGTGAGCGGAAAAACGGGCTTAGAGGCCGTCAGGGTTCCAGTGGCTGGACTTACAAACCTGCACTGAAGGCGGTCTTACTTGTAGAGCTGTCTGCTCTCCACTTTTCCTTCTGCTGTCACTACCGGCCTTTAAAACTGgttgtttaatttttaatccACATCCATTTCTCAATTAAGTCACACAGATCTGATGACAAATCACACATACATTAATATTGGCTGCCCTTGACGGGACCCTTTAATCTGCAATGGGCCGACATGGAGCCACACACCCGGTCCAATAAGCGAACTCTGTCCCGGAATTCAATAAAGGATTGATGTCAGCGAATCTCACCGCTGGGATTGCATTTGAAAAGACGCAAAGCACCTCCTGAGATGTCTGCTCCCCACATCGCTTTCTTTCAAATTGTTATTGAGTTTTTAGGGCTCAAAACATGGAGCCCAACTCAGCATCAGGGAGAAGCTACTGTACTTAATGCTTGCCTTATTCAGTACTTTACCTTACTCAGTACTTCAGGACTCTAGCTGCTTGGGATATAATAGAGAGATTACAACACTTTTCCCCCAGTGCCCCCAGTCTGAGCTGAGGATCACAGTGTTCTCCAGTCCATCAACCCAGTTCCCCACCTAACAGACCTCCGCCGTCCTGCCTGCTGCCTCACCCACAAGGTCAAACCTCATTCTAAACAACACCATGACAATTAAAATGGCTGCCCtgtgtgctcctttgaaaagcAGTGCTCCAGCCTTTGCTCTGTGTCTCAGGGAAATAAGTAGTTGAAGAGGATATAGTTGAATCCTCCTTCGAGCACGTCACACACTGTCAAGGGCTTCGAGCCCACCCCGCACTCTCAGGATGTATTTGCTTTCAGACCTTTTCAGAAAGTGAATCCCTGCTAATGTAAACGCACGCTTGAGCCTGATTTATGCTTCTGCATCTGCATCTCTGCATACATGCATGTGCGACGTACGCAGACATTCACATagctgtctgccaacatacATGCACATAACGTTGACGCGCACATAGGGGGCAGTATCGCGTGAACACATCGCAATCTACAGAAAATGAAACCCATTGGTGCACCTGGGGCTGCCAACTTTCTATCATCCAAATATGGGACATGTGAATacgaaatgtgaattatattcatgaaatgtgtatttcgagggacaaaatactcattatCTGCTCGAAATTATGAATGACACAAACGGCGCCCCATAGTTTTGTGAGACCTCTGTACTGTCCAGGCCAGTACAGTCTGTTAGTGCGAGAGATGCGTTTGgtggatgaggagatgcatttgAAACACTTTTGTGTGTCACCACATCGTTTCTCTGACCTGCTGCAGCACCTACAGACAGACATTGTACACCGGTCGACCCATCACTGAGCGCTCAGAATCTCCTGCTCAACCAGTCTACTCTTGCTTGAAGCACAGGACCACAGAGACACGCAACGCGGTGTTGAGATTTCGGAGGAGTGCACGCCGGCTCCTCTGTGGGCTGcgcttacccagaaaccccttCTCTGCGTTGCTACACAGAGACGCATACACGTATGTCCACAGAAGCATAAATCGGGCTTTAGATGGCTAGTTTGTTGTGGGTTTAGAATTgaacagtgttgtgctgtgttgtgacaCTTTCTGTACTTAcaccccctcctctcctctcctcttcttATTTTATCCCTTCATTTTTCTCACTCCTCATcctttctcctcttcctcctccttctcctttttCCCTCACCTGTGTGCGTCCGTCTATGgccctgagtgtgtgtgtccacGTGGATGTGTGCTTGTCTGCCTGTGtccatgtgtttttgtgtgcctgtgcatgtgtgtctctgcctgcctgtgtgcctgtgttgtGCTCCTGTGGTCTCAGGCAGTTGTTGTAAGGCGGGAAGGGGAGTCTGGGTAATGGCCAGGGTTCGCCACAGAGCTGGGGAACAGCGGGGAGGAGGAAATGTGTTTGATTAAAGGAGGAAGTGGGTCTGCTGGGGCCCACATTCCACAGATACCACACACAATAGAGagcgggagagagggagagagagagagaaggagaaggggaGCGAGGGCTAGCGCACAGCAGTCACAAACCAGGCTGGAGCCGGGGGGAGGGACTAGGAGCAAGGCGGGAGTTCAAGGAAGGCAAAGCCATTGACTGCTTCAGCATGAGGGTGTGTCTGTTGTGGGTGGGGGCGGAGCTACAGTAATTGTGCGGCCCCTGCTCCCCAGAGTTCGACTGCAGACCTGATTTCTGTTTGGTGTTAAAAGAAGGAAAAACGCTTTGGCAAATCCATCGTCCtgattattttatgttgttttgtttacattgttcCTTCAAATGCCTCTCAGgctttaaaatgcattcaaaatgttaatgtggactgtttttagatcAACAGTGTATAATTTGGAGGTGCTTTGCTTTTTACAGTTATTCATATGATGTGGAGACACTCGGGAGCTTTCGGTGTCTCTTTTAAATGCCTGCCTACATTTGTCTGTACCTCCGAAAATCAGTCTGCACCCCCAGAAGCATCTCTCATCCCATCTGCGCAGAAGACCCTCTTCGTATGAAAACAAGCCCCCCTGGACTCTGCCCAGCTGTCCCCTGTCCCCTCAACACATCCCTAAAGCCCCCCGGTGCGAATTACAGCCCTTCACCCTTCACAAGGCCAGACTCCAGCAGACACGGCCTGCCTGCTCCGACACACACATCTTGTTTAGCTGTCTGTGGTGCTATGGGGCTCTGAGTTTTTTACCAAGTTGAGCCACACTGGCCTCCATCGCTGTTTTCCAATCTTCATCCTGTAGTTCTGTGAGAGACGCCTGGACGTGCTGCCCTGCGGCCCGGACCTGGACCCAGAGCTGACTGTACCCCTCTCtcgctcacactctctctcttgtgctcttgctctcactctctcactctcttgctGCAGCTCTGAGAGGGCTGTTATTTGGAGCCGGTCCCCCTCTCTCTGAGTTCGAGTGTGCCACTGGCACCCGGCCAGGAGCCCTGCTTCAGTTCCTCACTGCTCTGAAATGTCTGCCAGATGGAATTCAACTCCGacaaccaccccccccccacacacacacacacatctcccctcccctctcttctgctctctctcaatctctttCCTCTCCACTGCTGCCTCCACACCTTCTCTGTAGGCCTAGACACTCAGCACGGCGGTTGAAAGTCCTGTCTTACAGTCCCCATtatattgaatattttaataatctgGTTCACCTTCTGCGTTGatgattgtttgttttactcTGTTGTGTAACAGAGAGACAACACGGTGACCTGGTGGGGGGCTGGTCCTCACAGTGTAGCAGTAGAGGGGCTGATGATCGCGCCTGTCTTTATCTCGCATGGTGGGACAGCTTTCAGTCCAACTGTCAGAACTCTGAGAACGACCAGAACCAGAGCCCAGATGTCAAAATAACATATCAGCCGACAGGTCACATAGACAGGGAAACGGGCAAAAAATCGAAAGAGTTACTGAGCAACAAGGATCCCTGTTAAAGCCTCAAGCATCCCGGCAAATACAGAAATC includes these proteins:
- the LOC136729891 gene encoding high mobility group protein HMGI-C, whose protein sequence is MSSNGSGKGPSRQESAEPPAEPPRRGRGRPRKPPQEPTGPPTPKRPRGRPRGSKNKGPRTTPKKAEPAGEKRPRGRPRKWPQKVAQEAGQQADPGKVGEGTSQAVATEEGTGGD